A genome region from Leifsonia sp. Root112D2 includes the following:
- the rpmH gene encoding 50S ribosomal protein L34, producing the protein MSKRTFQPNNRRRAKVHGFRLRMRTRAGRSILSARRRKGRTELSA; encoded by the coding sequence ATGAGCAAGAGAACCTTCCAGCCGAACAATCGCCGCCGCGCCAAGGTGCACGGTTTCCGCCTGCGTATGCGCACCCGTGCCGGCCGCAGCATTCTCTCCGCTCGCCGCCGCAAGGGTCGCACGGAACTCTCCGCTTAG
- the rnpA gene encoding ribonuclease P protein component — MLAKAHRITQGADYKMVVRRGRRVVLPHTVTYVRQDASGSLVRFGFIVGKSVGNAVHRNRVRRRMKAVCFDLLPEIGPGTDIVVRALPASVDAGWTTLQEEISRAVTRGTSRS, encoded by the coding sequence GTGCTGGCCAAAGCTCACCGCATCACGCAGGGGGCCGACTACAAAATGGTGGTTCGCCGGGGACGTCGTGTGGTCCTACCACACACGGTCACTTACGTCCGGCAGGACGCATCCGGTTCTCTCGTGCGCTTCGGTTTCATTGTGGGTAAGTCGGTGGGTAACGCGGTACATCGCAATCGAGTACGTCGACGCATGAAGGCCGTGTGCTTTGATTTACTCCCAGAGATCGGGCCCGGTACTGACATCGTCGTCAGGGCATTACCAGCGTCTGTGGATGCCGGGTGGACTACCCTGCAGGAAGAGATATCCCGCGCCGTGACCAGAGGCACCTCCCGATCATGA
- the yidD gene encoding membrane protein insertion efficiency factor YidD, whose translation MNSALNAAVLLPRNVAVLALRGYRAGISPLYGDVCRYYPSCSAYALKAVQEHGVVIGSALAARRIARCHPWAKGGIDDVPLRHVHRYHTTPFGFVVAGDHRKA comes from the coding sequence ATGAATTCAGCTCTCAACGCTGCAGTATTGCTCCCGCGCAACGTCGCGGTGCTTGCGTTGCGTGGATATCGGGCTGGAATCTCTCCTCTCTATGGCGATGTCTGCCGGTACTATCCCTCGTGTTCGGCCTACGCCTTGAAGGCCGTTCAGGAACACGGTGTGGTGATCGGATCAGCCTTGGCCGCACGCAGAATCGCCCGGTGCCACCCGTGGGCCAAGGGCGGAATCGATGATGTTCCATTGAGGCACGTGCATCGGTACCACACGACCCCATTCGGATTTGTCGTCGCTGGCGACCACAGAAAGGCCTGA